The Kroppenstedtia pulmonis genome has a segment encoding these proteins:
- a CDS encoding GNAT family N-acetyltransferase yields MVNPLLMGEQVRLTAIAERDLSAIVRLYEDSSFLRLYDAKPAAPRSEVQIREWMKETSHRCFRFAIRPVDGETILGVVELGDILWNHRTSWISIGLSAEYQGKGFGSETLRLAMGFAFNELNLFRVQLTVFSYNRNAITLYERLGFIREGTFRQFLNRDQKRHDMFLYGILKDEWLDHV; encoded by the coding sequence ATGGTTAACCCTTTACTCATGGGTGAACAGGTGAGATTGACAGCAATAGCGGAGAGGGATCTCTCCGCTATTGTGCGTTTGTATGAAGACAGCTCTTTTCTTCGCTTATATGATGCGAAGCCGGCGGCCCCCCGTTCTGAGGTGCAAATTCGAGAGTGGATGAAGGAAACCTCCCATCGATGTTTCCGTTTCGCGATTCGCCCCGTGGATGGGGAAACGATTCTCGGAGTGGTGGAACTGGGAGATATCCTGTGGAACCATCGGACATCCTGGATTTCCATCGGCTTAAGTGCAGAATATCAGGGAAAAGGCTTCGGGTCAGAGACATTGCGACTGGCCATGGGTTTTGCCTTCAATGAATTAAACTTGTTTCGAGTGCAATTGACTGTCTTCAGCTATAACCGGAATGCCATCACTTTGTATGAACGATTAGGTTTCATTCGGGAAGGAACGTTCCGTCAGTTTTTAAACCGGGATCAAAAACGGCACGATATGTTTCTTTACGGAATTTTAAAGGATGAATGGTTGGATCATGTATAA
- a CDS encoding YebC/PmpR family DNA-binding transcriptional regulator, which translates to MAGHSKWKNIQHRKGRQDAIRGKVFAKLSREITVAARDGSDPDSNQRLRLAIAKARAQNMPNDNIDRAIKKGSGGGEGDQYEGVTYEGYGPGGVAVMVEALTDNRNRTAADIRHIFSKRNGNMGEAGCVGWMFERKGLLRIDRKTESRAEDDVMMEALEAGAEDFEAHEETYDITTSPDSFEEIKEELERRGFCFLTAEVTMLPSNSVQIVGEQVGKMLDLMEALEDHDDVQNVYTNFDADEKELERYG; encoded by the coding sequence ATGGCCGGTCATTCAAAATGGAAAAATATCCAACATCGAAAAGGCCGTCAAGATGCTATACGGGGTAAAGTTTTTGCCAAGTTGTCCCGTGAAATAACTGTCGCTGCCAGAGATGGCAGTGATCCGGACAGCAATCAGAGATTGCGGTTGGCAATTGCCAAGGCCCGCGCTCAAAATATGCCTAATGACAATATTGACCGAGCGATCAAGAAGGGAAGCGGTGGAGGTGAGGGTGACCAGTATGAAGGAGTAACTTATGAAGGGTATGGACCGGGAGGAGTTGCCGTGATGGTGGAAGCACTAACCGACAATCGGAACCGGACAGCTGCTGATATCCGTCACATCTTTTCCAAGCGAAATGGCAACATGGGTGAAGCAGGGTGCGTCGGCTGGATGTTTGAACGTAAAGGCTTGTTGCGTATTGACCGAAAAACGGAGAGCCGGGCGGAAGATGACGTCATGATGGAAGCGTTGGAAGCCGGAGCGGAAGACTTTGAGGCTCATGAGGAAACATATGACATCACGACCTCTCCTGATTCCTTTGAAGAGATAAAAGAAGAATTGGAGAGAAGAGGGTTTTGTTTTTTAACGGCAGAAGTCACGATGCTCCCTTCCAATTCGGTTCAAATTGTCGGTGAGCAAGTTGGAAAGATGCTGGACCTAATGGAAGCATTGGAAGATCATGATGATGTGCAAAATGTGTACACCAACTTCGATGCTGATGAAAAGGAGTTGGAACGATATGGTTAA